Part of the Marasmius oreades isolate 03SP1 chromosome 5, whole genome shotgun sequence genome is shown below.
CCGGCCATCCTTCTCGACAAAACTGAGGATCGGGGGGTCGAATGGTGACGCACCAGTACTAAAAATTCGCTGAGGAATGTAGCCTCGATCGAGACTGGCTGCCTGTACCGACGGAAATAGAGGCGGGAGAAGAGGCCGCGTAGGTAGGTAATGAGATAGAGCTACAGCTTTATATGTCTGTACTACGGGCGTGTGAACCCGATAATCCTCCCGTCCGAGAAAAGCAAGCATCCCCCCCCGGAAACAAATATTGTTAGAGCGACTGATTGTACGACGTCGGTCTTGGTGGATTTACTTCCATACGCTGATAGCTGTACACAGCGCCTTGACGACGACACAACCGTATTCAGATAGCTCCAAGTGCCAATGCACAAGTACTCAGAATTAGTACGTGGATGCAAATTATTTATCGCCGCTGACAATGTAACGAGAAAATATCAGTTTGTGACTCACATTCCTTCGGCGGAAGCCTTCTTGGTGACTCGGATTTGGCTCAGGAGTATCATCATCGACCGAGCTCCTGCGCTCAAGGAACTACATACTAGCTCAGTTTCCAGAATATAATATACTCGTTGCTTACCCGAATTATCGGTGTATCAGTCGTATGGGATCTTCAAGATGCAGCGCAAGTCGACCTGTCGAAGACTAATGTTTAATCTGCACAGGAAATGTGCTGGGGAAGGCTCCACGCAACTACAGTCCCACGCAATTCAAGTGGTCGATACCCACATCAAGATATGTTCAACAAAATCAAAGTCCTGTTTTTCAACGTGAAAAGTTGTGGCAGAAATCAGACAATTTGACCTCCGGACGCATCGGCCTTGATCAGCGTTGATCGGAATATTCCGTCCGactcttcaaagcttcacgGCTTGTTCGGCTGTTGCAACCATCATTCAAATCAATATTCATGATCACCTGCCACCACACATGAGTCCCAACGAGAAATGAGCTGATTCTAGCCGATATACAGTGATACATTGTGATTCATCCGATATCTTCCAATACTAACTGATATACAGTGGTTTGAAGGCCTTGGTCTGTCCTAATTTTAGCGGACCTCTTGTTCAAAAATCATGTAACTTAGTTGAATAACATAACTTCACAATTTTTTTGAAACTCAAAGTTTGTTTGGCCCTTATTTGTGCTTCCAGCACGTCATATAAGCGCACTGATCCCAACATCGTCTCTTAACTtcccaaccaccaccattagCTCCTTCCCTTTGAAACTTGATCCCAACATCTCACTTTGTCTCCACTACCGCTGTTTCAATATCGATGGCTCGATGTCGTGAATACTGAATAGGTAATCACCAGGTCACGCCGAACCATCAGAGGGCCGTGTTCTCATTCAGCTGGCTGCAGGCATTGGGGAATATTATAGATCAGAGTCTTGGACAATTGAGAGGTTTAGGTGCGTGTcagctttgtactactactATCTCAATGTTGATGAACTTATGACCTTAGGTTGGAGTTGGCGCAAGCGGAGGCGTATGCAGGGGGGATTCGACCAGCTTGGCAGCAATCTATACTGACAAGATACACTTGAGTACATTAGTATATGCGGTTTTTTGTCTTGATTTACCAACTTGATGTCGTAGAGCTGGTGAAGACAAGACAATGAGCCGACAATCGCTCCCCCATTGCGTCCGATAACCGACACCATCTACTATGAGAATACTAGGGTAATGGAGCGACAGGCTACATCAATCTCAATCACAGTTGTAACGGCAAAGGCAGCGCcaagaaggacaaaagggTCTTGGGCGATCCCAAAACTTGTTTGTGCCAAGTACGTATTCAAGTACCTTTTGAGTCGTCTATGTGTGCTAAAGAGGTAAATAGGTGGGAATATGCCATAGATCGGAAGACTCAAAATCCGCATGGTACACTGAGGAACTTTGGAAGCGATGAAGACGACATCGAAGGATATGGGGAAAGTGGTGGTACGTTTTGAGTTCATTTTTTGTTTAGCTCTTGATTTGATTTTTCTAACGGCATTTATAGATTTACCAGACTCGCGCGGATGAAAAACTGCAGAAAAACCGCAGGGCAGCGTAATTTCGATAGCGAGGGATCCAGGACTTGGCAGCAAGATTGAGGCGACGAAGTGGGCTGGCTGCAATACCCGGGTGAAGGGCAGGAGTATGGGTAGTAGTCTATGGGTATCAACTTCGTATCAACTAGTATCGGATGTGTATTGATTAGTATCAAATGTAATCATATTCCGTTGACATCCAATGATACCAACTGTTTCCCAATGATATTGATTGGTGTATGGTCTTGGCGGGTTCTCGTATCATCTAGTATCAGTAAATATCACTATATTCTCATCTAATGATACATGTTGATATATAATGATATTTTTTGGGTATATCTGTAGATATCAATAGGTATCACTGAGTATCAGCTGATTTCTCGTTGGGCATGAGTTCTCGCCGCTTCATAAGAGGATTCAGCTTTATTGCTGTCGGTCTGTTACTGTGTGCCTGTGGGGCCGTCTTCCATCCCAATCTCCAACGCGATCCTACGGAACTGCGAGTGGAGGAAGTGAACGAGTTGCATGGGCAGGTCAGAGAATGGAATGAAGAGTCATGGGTAAACGTGAGTTCGTGCTAATTACTTGTCCTATCGTCATCTGTACTAACCAAAATGTATCCTTGGGGTAGATAAAACCCTCGAATGACCTTCGATGGATGGATTGTTATCCTGGTGGATTCCAATGTGCTCGTTTACTGGTACGCTTatcagtttttttttccgtGTAATTCACCTTGAACTTTTCACAAGGTCCCTCTGGACTACAACAACCCCGGAAAAGACACGGCAGCAATCGCACTCGTTCGTCTGCCAGCTAGCGTACCAACCAACAGTTCAGAATATCTTGGTCCCATCTTATTCAATCCAGGAGGTCCAGGAGGGAGTGGTGTAGATCTTGTCAGGGCGTTGGGAGCGAATTTCACATCGGTCTTGGGCGACCAGTTTGATATCGTTGGATTTGACCCTCGTGGCGAGTTACATCTCGGTTCTACTATCATTCTGATCCTCATTTTTTTGCGGTCACAGGCGTATCCCGGTCAACTCCACGTGTCTCGTTCTATGAATCACGCGTCGAGAGGAAACTGTGGGCCACGGCTGGCGTCGGAGAACTCAATCATTCAGCCATAACAGTCGGAAGTTCATGGGCTCGAAATAAGATTACGGGGCAGCTAGCTGTGGAGAGGGATCGGAACGTTTTGGCTCATATTAACACGGATCATACTGCTAGAGATATGTTACGGATCACCGAAGCTCATGGAAGAGAGAAGTTGCAATATTGGGGTTTCTCGTCAGTGTTCCAGGTTGATCCAAACGATGAGTTTCGCTGACTTGTCACTGACCCATTTATTGGCAAAGGTACGGAACCGTCCTTGGGTCTACCTTTGCTGCTATGTTCCCCGTAAGTACTATTCATTCATGAATGGTTATTGATTATTACCCCCATTGAGACCACCTATGATAGGACAAAGTCCACCGATTAGTTATTGACGGGGTTGTTGACGTATCAGACGACTACTACACCAGTAAGTAATGCTCTATCACCCACCCAAAGTACAACTTAACCTCCGACCCCTCAAGCCAAATGGACAACGAACCTCCGAGATACCGACAACGTCTTGCAGTGGTTCTTCAAAGACTGCCTCAAAGCCGGTCTGGAAAACTGCGCATTCTACGAACCCTCGATCGAAGCCATGAACACCAAACTCAACGACTTGTACTCTGCCATCATCCACTCTCCCGTTTCCGTCAAAACCAACTCCTCTTACGGCATAGTCGATTATGCACGGGTACGATCAACGATCTTTAGGGCGTTTTACAAGCCTTTTGCGATATGGCCCATGCTGGCGACTGGGCTACAGGACCTAGTGGACGGGAATGGAACGGCGTTATACAATATCCTGGACAACTCACGCTTCCGGTGCTCTTGCGATCCACTGGAACATGCGTTTGATAGTGTTGAGGATGCGACGACGGCTATTGCATGTAATGATGGGGATCCGATTCCGTCTGGTCTGGAAGATGCTTTTGAGCATTATAGAGAGGTTTTGAGGGTTTCGGAGTGGGGGTCTGTTTGGGCAGGTATTAGAATGACGTGTGGGGGTTGGTCGCCGGATATTCCCAAGACACAGTTCCGAGGTACGCAGCGCTAGCTTTTCTTACTCTTTCTTTGTTTTCCCTTGCAAGAGCGCCTGGATGATAATCCCTCGCTTGATTTTAGGGCCCATCGTTGGGAACACTAGTTTTCCGCTCTTGCTTATCGGTAATACTGCTGGTACGTTGTAGCAGCCTAGAGTGTTTCTTACCATGTTCGCCAAGCTGACGGACTCCGACACTAGATCCGGTTACACCTCTATGGGCGTAAGTTTTCGTTAAGGTCAAAAGCCCTCCTCGATTGACGACGGCTGGAACAGTGCACACAAAGTTTCCAAAGGATTCCCTGGATCTGTTGTTTTATCCCAAGACTCTGCCGGAGTAAGTTTCGAAGCTTGCATTTTTAAACCCCTTTTCCTTACAGAACACCCCACCCCTCAGCACTGCTCACTATCTGCACCTTCCATCTGCACAGCTCGTGCTGTTCGAGAATACTTTGTGAATGGGACTTTACCGAAAGATGGGACAATCTGTCCTGTCGTTGGCACGCCGTTCGTTCCCAGTCCGGAAAAAAGACTTGGAGGCGCTGATTCCCCGGTTGTTGATTCTGGGAGTCAGAATCAGGCCCCGCTCGGGTTGGATACGGAAGAGCAAGATAGGGggcttttgaaggctttggaGGGTCTTACGAGATTCAGACTTGGTGGAGAGCATGGATTCGGAACGACGCCACCGCTTCATGTTTAGAAAAAGGCCCCGATTCTTTTGAGGCGGCGACTCCTTGAAACTTATCTTGCGTTTCATCAAATCGTAACTCTCCCCATCTCCCTCTTTGTTCGTTGGCAGTCAGGAATTTGAATACTCGTCATAAAAATGGCCATGATGTTACTCTAATCTACAACTCCATTTTATCTTCTTTCTCCCACCCAGGGTTCTTCTTGAGAATCACGAAGCCTTCCAGATTATGAGTATAAGGAATATGCTCCTCAGTACCAAGTTCGGCCCGTTCCGTTGTTCCAAGCCGCACTGGTGTCTGATGTGTTTGGAAACCTGATATTGTTCGAGGTTTTCCAGCTTGTCCGACTACATCCACAGCCTCAAATAGGAAAGAGCAACAAATTAGACATCAACTAACTAGAGGATGACATATATACTAACCTGCCCGACACGGACCGTCACCGCGAGGTTGTTGAGTTCCTCATCGAGGGTTATCATGAATCGTGGAGACATGGCGTTGACGAGGAAGTACAGCATCCAATGATGCCTATCGAGCACAACTGCAAGAGAAATGTATTAGTATCGTCATAACATAGCTACAACGATAGGGATACTTACATCCTTTAGCATCAGTGAACGCAGTCAGAACAGCTAATAGACCTGCAACTGCAGGTTTGTGCATGATACTCCGATCCTGATAGAACGGGTTGACGCCGATCGTCCCTTTACCCATGTGCAGGAGACCTTGCGCTATTCGCACCATAAATAAGCAGTCGGGTTCCTTGTAGTAGTAACCCGCGAGTTGCCGAAGCATTTGGGCGAGACGAGCGTTGTTAGATCCAGCTCCAACCATCCCCATGGCGAAGATAGCGTTGATAGCAACCCCTAGATCGTTGTCGTGACTGTATTTCGAAAGCGTGTCGAGAATAGGAAGTTGAGGATTCGAAGCGCTTACGAGGCCTATCGCAAGGGGTACGGCTTTGCGAATCACGGGTTCGCCGTAATGCATCTGTAGAGACGAATTGAACGAGCAGAAAGAGCGACAGAGATATGGTATACACACCAGGTGATTAAACTGTCTTAGGGACATTTGCGAGCCGATGTCCTCCCCCATAGATATTAACGCCACAGCGATGACAGCAAATGCCTGGAATGTATCGTCTTGCTTCTTAGGTTCCTCTTTTTCCTTGTTCTTAtcctcctctccttcttttttctcttcttttttctcgtctttcttctctttatcGTCTTCTTTTTCCTTGGGAGGGACAATATGCTCATCGCACGCATGTAGCATCTTTTGCACCCTCAAAACGTTAGTGGTACCTGCAAATGCACATGCTTCTACAAGAACTTGAGCTGTCTTTGATACCGGGTGTTCGATCGCCTTCAGCGTCTCCAAGGTGGCATCCGATGCGTCCTGTTGACCTGTCAACGTAAAGACATAAGCGATTATTGTTGCACGAAGACCAGTTACGAATAACACACCGAGGTACAACAGTCCCAATCCAAGTGCCAAAAATCTAGCCCATTTCTCCTCCAACCCTTTGTCTTCTCTTTCCGCTCGCTCCATCAGCGCCTGTAATATAGTACCCGTGACGTCGCCGTTCTCCGATCCGACAAAGACAAATCCAAGAGCAAGGGCAGCCAAGCTGACAATCTCCATGCTCGCGCCATCATCAGCAACGAGCGGTAGAAGCAAGGCCAGAACCTCCTCCCGCTGAGAACCTGCGTAGGCCATCCCTAGTCCCATAATGGCACCTGTCTTGAGAGGAACGGACTTGTTTTCGACGTGTTCGCTCAGCAAGGCGAGCGCAGCGTCAGTTTCGGTGCGGACGGAAGAGTTGACGATACCAGTCGCGAGATAGCAGCCTGCCTGGTTAATAATAGTATGAGCAGGATTCAAGGGGTCATGGGGTCGGATTACCTTGATATACTCCTCAGCAGAATAGGAATACTTGTCGATATGGGTCAGACCCATATCGACATCCCAAAGCAGACTGAGTCCGAGAGATGCTGCTGCGCTCATCATTCCTGTTGATGAAATGGAAGAATTAGTGCAACAACGCGACGTTAGATAACAGACACTCGCCATGATCCTTGTTCTTGTATATCCAACTATTTCCTTCCTCAGCCTCTACCATTAGTTTGTCGTTTCCAAAGCCGGCATTAACGAAGGCGTTTACAAACGTAGATGCGAGGTTGCCCCGAGCCGAATCGACATTTGAGGTTCCTGACCGTAATAATTAACACAGGCGCCGAGGAGCTGCGGTTGGGTGAAACTCACGAGTATTCTCCAAATGAGATTTGTAGACGTCTTCGAGACTTTTGGGATCCGCAACGCCCATTTCCTTGCCAAACTCTCGGAAAGATGCGCTTAGCCGTGTGTTACTGAGACACTCCATCAAGTCCTCTGGcaactcctcttcttcaccatctggattttcttctCCACTTGCTCGTAGCCATTCTATAGGAGTCTGAGCACGGGCAATGATGAACGCCAGTTGCCTTTTCATGGCTCTGTAATCCATCTTAGCTTGTGAAGGCGGAAAATCGAAGGGAGACATACGGGTTACCAGCAGTCTTGAAGACCTCTCTCACGGAATTCCTGTCGTTCAGACGGATAGCGGTACAGATTGCCTCAGGGAATTTTTGGAATTTCATGTAGACTTTGTACATGGTTTGTAGGAATGCGATGTCATCTGGTGGCGGAAGGAAACTTACACACCTAGAAGAAAAGGCCTATCAGAGGGCAGCTGGCGCTCAAAAAATGTGCACGTACCGAGACATGTACTGGCATACCCGGTCATACGTATTAGCGTCGACAAGTTCCACAATGTCACCGATCATTTCCAGCTCTTGTAATAGATCGACAGCGTCCGGCTCTGCGTTATGTTGAAGCAAAAATATCGAACATTGTTTCGCAAGTTCACGGAGGACTTCGATGGTCCCCGGAAGCTTCAATCCTTGAGACTTCCCAGATTCAGTGGTCGcaggttcatcctcgtcgtGTTCTTCTCTGTATTCGAATTCTTCACCCAGTTCAGCGGCAAGATGTCGTACGTATTCGTGACCCCAGTTCCCTGGGTCAGCGAGAGGCGAGTCGAATGGTCTCATCGAGGCTGAGAGAAGACGGTAACGCAGGGTACCTCGCGGTTCGGTGTCCGAATAAGTCATGGCCAGGACAGATAAAATATCGGCGAAAAGGCTCTAGAGAGAGCTGATGAGAAGAAACGTGCAGTAGATGGTCCTATCACCAACTCACCTTGTCGTCAGAAGCTGGCCATGTCTCGTATAAAGCTTGAAGATCAGGATAATGTGGGCGAAGGAATTTCAATGGTTTTGGAACGGAAGTCATGGAAGAGGTGGAAGTGCGAATTAATGTTCTAAGTGTTTCTAATGCTGGCCTATAGAGATCCGTATTTGATTCCTAAAAATGAGTAAATACACCGATTGATCGTCTGAGAAAATACACGGTTCTCTACCTTGAGTCTTTCAACAAGCATTTCTAGTTCTGAGCGCAGCTGAAGATCCTCCTCTGACTTAGAATTATGAAAACGTTTCATTATCGATCTATATCTCAATTGTATTGAGTACGTACCAGCTCGTCGCCCTCAATTTCTTTTCCATCCTTGCTATCCTTCTTGCCATCCTGTGCAGAGGTAGAAGAGCCTTCTTGCTTATCagattccttttctttctttttgggATCCTCCGAGGTAACTTTAACAGCAAACTCTGTCGACTCCGGCATAGTTATTTGAGAAATGAGAAAGGATGGAAGTGTTATTTAGGGTCAAAGACGCGACGCGCGTCGCTGATGGTATTTGTATTAGGGACCAATGCCAAACAAAGATTCCGTCGTTCCCATTGCAATTACGACAGCGACGAACATCTCAACAATTTTCATTACGACTGCTGAACGTACACGAATTTCTGGTTGCAACGGCTGGTTCTGAAGCGCTACTTAGGCGTCAACTACAGGTCTGACGAGGCTAGGTTTTGAGGATGGCCGATAGTGTTCAAATCACAATTCCAGGTGatgcattttcattctaTTTCCTGGATCACGTCTAACTATTCTTCACATTATAGACCTCGGAGACGACGACTTTGGAGGCTCCAGCACGACGCCATTCGGTCGATCTGGAAATGCTTTCGGATTTGGTTCAGGGGGAGGATCGTTTGGTCAGGCGAATCCTTTCAGTGCTGGATTGGGCTTTGGACCACCGGAGGAATCTCCAACTCTTATGACGCCAATACAAGGTCCAGATCGCAGTGAAAGAAGTTACTTTGCCACTCATAGTCGAGGTGATTCGGTCACTTCAGTCGAGTCGACTGGCTCCAATTCAACCCGGTTTGCCTATCCAAACCGCTCCCAGACTTCGTTTACGACTTCGACACCCTCATCTACGCATGCGTCAACAGGATTT
Proteins encoded:
- a CDS encoding uncharacterized protein (MEROPS:MER0004231); this translates as MSSRRFIRGFSFIAVGLLLCACGAVFHPNLQRDPTELRVEEVNELHGQVREWNEESWVNIKPSNDLRWMDCYPGGFQCARLLVPLDYNNPGKDTAAIALVRLPASVPTNSSEYLGPILFNPGGPGGSGVDLVRALGANFTSVLGDQFDIVGFDPRGVSRSTPRVSFYESRVERKLWATAGVGELNHSAITVGSSWARNKITGQLAVERDRNVLAHINTDHTARDMLRITEAHGREKLQYWGFSYGTVLGSTFAAMFPDKVHRLVIDGVVDVSDDYYTTKWTTNLRDTDNVLQWFFKDCLKAGLENCAFYEPSIEAMNTKLNDLYSAIIHSPVSVKTNSSYGIVDYARVRSTIFRAFYKPFAIWPMLATGLQDLVDGNGTALYNILDNSRFRCSCDPLEHAFDSVEDATTAIACNDGDPIPSGLEDAFEHYREVLRVSEWGSVWAGIRMTCGGWSPDIPKTQFRGPIVGNTSFPLLLIGNTADPVTPLWAAHKVSKGFPGSVVLSQDSAGHCSLSAPSICTARAVREYFVNGTLPKDGTICPVVGTPFVPSPEKRLGGADSPVVDSGSQNQAPLGLDTEEQDRGLLKALEGLTRFRLGGEHGFGTTPPLHV
- a CDS encoding uncharacterized protein (BUSCO:EOG09260JED), with translation MPESTEFAVKVTSEDPKKKEKESDKQEGSSTSAQDGKKDSKDGKEIEGDELSEEDLQLRSELEMLVERLKESNTDLYRPALETLRTLIRTSTSSMTSVPKPLKFLRPHYPDLQALYETWPASDDKSLFADILSVLAMTYSDTEPRGTLRYRLLSASMRPFDSPLADPGNWGHEYVRHLAAELGEEFEYREEHDEDEPATTESGKSQGLKLPGTIEVLRELAKQCSIFLLQHNAEPDAVDLLQELEMIGDIVELVDANTYDRVCQYMSRCVSFLPPPDDIAFLQTMYKVYMKFQKFPEAICTAIRLNDRNSVREVFKTAGNPAMKRQLAFIIARAQTPIEWLRASGEENPDGEEEELPEDLMECLSNTRLSASFREFGKEMGVADPKSLEDVYKSHLENTRTSNVDSARGNLASTFVNAFVNAGFGNDKLMVEAEEGNSWIYKNKDHGMMSAAASLGLSLLWDVDMGLTHIDKYSYSAEEYIKAGCYLATGIVNSSVRTETDAALALLSEHVENKSVPLKTGAIMGLGMAYAGSQREEVLALLLPLVADDGASMEIVSLAALALGFVFVGSENGDVTGTILQALMERAEREDKGLEEKWARFLALGLGLLYLGQQDASDATLETLKAIEHPVSKTAQVLVEACAFAGTTNVLRVQKMLHACDEHIVPPKEKEDDKEKKDEKKEEKKEGEEDKNKEKEEPKKQDDTFQAFAVIAVALISMGEDIGSQMSLRQFNHLMHYGEPVIRKAVPLAIGLVSASNPQLPILDTLSKYSHDNDLGVAINAIFAMGMVGAGSNNARLAQMLRQLAGYYYKEPDCLFMVRIAQGLLHMGKGTIGVNPFYQDRSIMHKPAVAGLLAVLTAFTDAKGFVLDRHHWMLYFLVNAMSPRFMITLDEELNNLAVTVRVGQAVDVVGQAGKPRTISGFQTHQTPVRLGTTERAELGTEEHIPYTHNLEGFVILKKNPGWEKEDKMEL